The Pontibacillus yanchengensis genome has a window encoding:
- a CDS encoding class I SAM-dependent methyltransferase, with translation MSKEFWDESFSQEGYVYGKDANQFVQEHSSRLPKNSHIGCFAEGEGRNGVYLAKLGHHVTILDQSEAGLNKSRELADEVGVQVESVQCDLTTEKIQPNQFDAAVMVFGHVPKQYQPFLIEQMLQSVKPGGVILLEVYSEEQLSYGTGGPPAKEMLYAPEDVLSWIKPYKCLHFFYGEAERNEGERHNGLGHVIQVMVQK, from the coding sequence ATGTCCAAGGAATTTTGGGATGAGAGCTTTTCACAGGAAGGCTATGTGTATGGAAAAGATGCGAATCAATTTGTTCAGGAGCATAGTTCACGTTTACCGAAAAACAGTCATATCGGATGTTTTGCTGAAGGAGAGGGACGTAATGGGGTGTACTTGGCCAAGCTTGGTCACCACGTCACCATCCTTGATCAATCTGAAGCCGGATTAAATAAAAGTAGGGAGCTTGCAGATGAAGTAGGGGTGCAAGTTGAAAGTGTTCAATGTGACCTCACTACGGAAAAGATACAGCCAAATCAATTCGATGCTGCTGTTATGGTCTTTGGTCACGTTCCAAAGCAGTATCAACCATTCTTAATAGAGCAGATGTTACAATCCGTAAAACCTGGTGGAGTGATTTTGTTAGAAGTTTATTCTGAAGAACAATTGTCCTATGGTACTGGTGGGCCACCTGCTAAAGAGATGCTCTATGCACCGGAAGATGTACTAAGTTGGATTAAGCCTTACAAATGCCTTCACTTTTTCTATGGCGAAGCAGAGCGCAATGAAGGAGAACGTCATAATGGGCTCGGGCATGTGATTCAGGTTATGGTGCAGAAGTAG
- a CDS encoding fructose bisphosphate aldolase, with the protein MNTTHFDRMKNGNGFIAALDQSGGSTPKALADYGVPEDAYANEDEMFDRVHEMRTRIMTAPAFDSNKILGTILFEQTMDREIEGKYTADYLSDNGIVPFLKVDKGLAGKENGVQLMKPIHDLDETLKRANERNIFGTKMRSVIHEPNEDAIKEVVNQQFEIAKRILEYDLVPIIEPEVDIHSADKEKSEEILKNEILKHLNALSEDQNVMLKLSIPTKANAFKELIEHPRVVRVVALSGGYSREEANEKLKENDGLIASFSRALIADLNANQTDKEFNQSMNLAVDKIYDASVNKK; encoded by the coding sequence ATGAACACAACTCATTTTGACAGAATGAAGAATGGAAACGGATTTATCGCAGCACTAGACCAAAGCGGAGGAAGTACTCCAAAAGCATTAGCAGATTATGGTGTTCCTGAAGATGCATACGCCAACGAAGATGAGATGTTTGACCGCGTTCACGAAATGCGGACAAGAATCATGACGGCCCCAGCATTTGATTCTAACAAGATTCTTGGTACCATCTTGTTCGAGCAAACGATGGATCGTGAAATAGAAGGTAAATACACAGCTGATTACCTTTCTGACAACGGCATTGTACCTTTCCTCAAAGTCGATAAAGGCCTAGCAGGAAAAGAAAACGGCGTACAGTTAATGAAGCCGATTCATGACCTGGACGAGACCCTTAAGCGAGCTAACGAACGCAACATTTTCGGTACTAAAATGCGTTCGGTTATCCATGAACCAAACGAAGATGCAATAAAAGAAGTTGTAAACCAGCAGTTTGAAATCGCTAAGCGCATCTTGGAATATGACCTTGTTCCAATCATCGAACCTGAGGTAGACATCCATAGCGCAGATAAGGAAAAATCCGAAGAAATCCTTAAAAATGAAATTCTAAAACATCTAAATGCATTATCAGAAGATCAAAATGTGATGCTGAAGCTTTCTATTCCTACGAAAGCCAACGCCTTTAAGGAACTAATCGAGCATCCACGCGTAGTGCGCGTTGTCGCTCTTTCTGGTGGTTATTCTCGTGAAGAAGCAAACGAGAAGCTAAAAGAAAATGATGGCTTAATTGCAAGCTTCTCCCGTGCATTGATTGCCGACTTAAACGCTAATCAAACAGATAAAGAGTTCAACCAATCGATGAATCTTGCTGTAGATAAGATTTATGATGCTTCTGTAAATAAAAAATAA
- a CDS encoding GGDEF domain-containing protein, with the protein MNAHRPMIFGLRYKGRIISILLVISLYIFWSVYTYSFQGSLPKLDEPRFWVTLFVSILEGVLAWWIGKRFDLVRFYAERDCLTGAYNRRWVYTHFYKYVHHLHQGKHTRVTLVDLNDFKYINDHYGHEMGDFVLTEIAGILNERITGNGVVSRWGGDEFLMIEVLSGHSTTEANEIETFVLSNGLEVSGAKGIVYCYDGNCDLDQLVSEADKKMYEHK; encoded by the coding sequence ATGAATGCTCACCGTCCAATGATATTTGGTCTAAGATATAAGGGAAGAATTATTAGTATTCTTCTAGTCATCTCTTTGTATATATTTTGGAGTGTGTACACGTACTCCTTTCAAGGAAGTTTGCCAAAGTTAGATGAGCCAAGGTTCTGGGTGACATTGTTTGTTTCGATTTTAGAAGGAGTTTTAGCTTGGTGGATTGGTAAAAGGTTCGACCTTGTTCGATTTTATGCCGAAAGAGATTGTCTGACAGGAGCGTATAATCGAAGGTGGGTCTATACTCATTTTTATAAGTACGTCCATCATTTACATCAAGGAAAACATACACGTGTAACCCTAGTAGACTTGAATGACTTCAAATACATTAATGATCATTATGGTCATGAAATGGGTGATTTCGTTTTAACGGAGATTGCAGGTATTCTAAATGAAAGGATTACTGGAAACGGGGTAGTATCAAGATGGGGTGGGGATGAATTTTTAATGATTGAGGTTCTGTCAGGTCATTCTACTACAGAAGCCAATGAAATCGAGACCTTTGTCCTATCCAATGGATTGGAAGTGTCAGGAGCAAAGGGAATTGTTTATTGCTATGATGGCAATTGTGACTTAGATCAGTTAGTTTCCGAAGCTGATAAAAAAATGTACGAGCATAAATGA
- the eutH gene encoding ethanolamine utilization protein EutH, with protein MWFNEGLLLVMCLFMVVGAVDHYVLHNRLSLGEHFHEAFMMMGPLALAMIGIISLAPVLSEFLAPVVVPIFEWVGADPSMFASMILAIDMGAYPLSNSLASSEDAAIFSWAFLGTMLGPTLVFTIPVALSVVQQEDRPFFAKGILIGVMTIPVGILIGGTVAGYEWLWMLKNLIPTFILSFFIAIGLLFFTNATIRFFSIFGKGIEYVVIFGLITITIQTLTDIEILQEMAPLSEGAIIVAKITVTLAGAYPLVAFINQKAQRRFARWGQKAGLNAASMTGLIASLAHAIPMLGTMKDMDERGKVMNAAFAVSGAFVAGSHLAFVAGVDKTMILPVIIGKLTAGGLAVIIALLLTRNLKYTD; from the coding sequence TTGTGGTTTAATGAAGGGTTGCTTTTAGTGATGTGTTTATTTATGGTGGTTGGTGCTGTGGATCATTATGTCTTACATAATCGATTGTCACTAGGGGAGCATTTTCATGAAGCTTTTATGATGATGGGGCCGTTAGCATTAGCGATGATAGGGATAATTTCCCTTGCTCCTGTGTTATCTGAATTTCTAGCTCCTGTGGTTGTGCCCATTTTTGAGTGGGTTGGAGCGGATCCTTCGATGTTTGCTTCTATGATTCTCGCGATCGATATGGGGGCTTACCCGCTATCGAATTCACTAGCATCATCGGAGGATGCTGCTATTTTTTCATGGGCTTTCCTTGGGACGATGTTAGGTCCGACATTGGTTTTTACCATTCCAGTGGCGTTATCCGTTGTTCAACAAGAGGATCGACCATTTTTTGCGAAAGGCATACTAATAGGTGTGATGACGATTCCGGTTGGTATTCTCATAGGAGGAACTGTAGCGGGATATGAATGGTTGTGGATGCTTAAAAACTTAATTCCTACCTTTATTCTTTCGTTTTTTATAGCAATTGGTTTGTTGTTTTTTACAAATGCGACGATTCGCTTTTTCTCTATCTTTGGAAAGGGGATTGAGTACGTCGTTATTTTTGGATTGATCACAATTACGATCCAGACGCTTACGGATATTGAAATTCTCCAGGAGATGGCACCTCTAAGTGAAGGGGCCATTATTGTTGCGAAAATTACAGTCACGCTTGCAGGCGCTTATCCGCTAGTAGCTTTTATTAATCAAAAAGCGCAAAGACGTTTTGCAAGATGGGGGCAAAAAGCAGGATTAAACGCTGCATCTATGACAGGCTTGATTGCCTCCCTTGCTCATGCTATACCAATGTTAGGAACGATGAAGGATATGGACGAGAGAGGCAAAGTGATGAATGCAGCATTTGCTGTGAGTGGAGCGTTTGTTGCAGGTAGCCACCTTGCTTTTGTCGCTGGAGTGGATAAGACGATGATTTTGCCTGTCATTATAGGTAAGCTAACTGCTGGAGGATTGGCTGTTATAATAGCTTTATTGTTAACGAGGAATTTGAAATATACTGATTAA
- a CDS encoding cytosine deaminase, protein MIIKRANIRGYEDLMDIKIENGIFSEIGVGLDTTYEENVIEANGQLLLPPFVEPHIHLDTILTAGEPDWNKSGTLFEGIQRWSERKESLTHEDVKKRATKALKWQIAQGIQHVRTHVDVTDPELTALKAMLEVKEAFAPYVTLQIVAFPQEGILSYPNGEALLEEALQLGADVVGGIPHFEFTREYGVESMKKVFELAQKYDRLIDIHCDEIDDEQSRFVEVVAAEAHRTGMGEKVTASHTTAMHSYNDAYVSKLFRLLKLSNINFIANPLVNIHLQGRFDSYPKRRGITRVKEMLDDGLNVAFGHDDVFDPWYPLGTGNMLQVLQMGIHATHLMGYDDIVKSIDLITINSAKAMNIEDEYGIEEGKPANFVLLHAEDEFDAVRRQTPVRYSMRHGEVLAETKPAETSIRLSEEEDIDFRK, encoded by the coding sequence ATGATCATTAAACGAGCCAACATACGAGGCTATGAAGATTTAATGGATATCAAAATTGAGAACGGGATTTTTTCTGAAATTGGGGTAGGACTGGACACTACCTATGAGGAGAATGTGATCGAAGCGAACGGTCAACTTCTCCTTCCTCCTTTTGTGGAACCCCATATTCACTTAGATACGATTCTGACAGCTGGGGAACCTGATTGGAACAAAAGTGGAACACTATTTGAAGGGATTCAGCGGTGGTCTGAACGGAAAGAGTCCTTAACGCATGAAGATGTAAAAAAACGCGCCACCAAAGCTCTAAAATGGCAAATTGCTCAAGGAATTCAACACGTTCGTACTCATGTGGATGTGACAGATCCTGAGCTAACAGCATTGAAAGCCATGCTAGAAGTGAAAGAAGCATTCGCCCCATATGTCACACTACAAATCGTGGCTTTCCCTCAAGAAGGAATCCTGTCTTATCCGAATGGGGAAGCCCTGCTTGAAGAAGCCCTACAATTAGGAGCAGACGTAGTTGGTGGTATTCCTCACTTTGAATTCACGAGAGAATATGGCGTAGAATCTATGAAAAAGGTATTCGAGCTGGCTCAGAAGTACGACCGCTTAATTGATATTCATTGCGATGAGATCGATGATGAGCAATCTCGATTTGTAGAAGTAGTCGCAGCGGAAGCACACCGCACTGGTATGGGAGAAAAAGTAACAGCAAGCCATACGACAGCTATGCACTCTTATAATGATGCGTATGTATCCAAGCTCTTTCGCTTACTAAAGCTATCGAACATCAACTTTATCGCAAACCCCCTTGTAAACATTCACCTACAAGGACGCTTTGATTCCTATCCAAAACGAAGAGGCATCACACGCGTAAAAGAAATGCTTGATGATGGATTAAATGTGGCATTTGGCCATGATGACGTATTCGACCCATGGTATCCACTCGGCACAGGCAATATGCTACAAGTCCTGCAAATGGGCATTCATGCCACACATCTCATGGGCTACGATGACATTGTGAAATCCATTGATCTAATAACCATCAATAGCGCCAAAGCTATGAACATCGAAGACGAATATGGCATCGAAGAAGGTAAACCTGCCAACTTCGTCCTCCTCCATGCCGAAGATGAATTCGATGCTGTCCGTCGTCAAACCCCCGTACGATATTCCATGCGCCACGGAGAAGTACTGGCAGAGACGAAGCCAGCTGAAACGAGTATTCGTTTGAGTGAAGAAGAGGATATTGATTTTCGGAAATAA